The Mya arenaria isolate MELC-2E11 chromosome 16, ASM2691426v1 genome includes a window with the following:
- the LOC128221628 gene encoding uncharacterized protein LOC128221628, translating into MAANNEKKRNPNFSKEECLLICKLMGEESGHGMSKHALYKKGYTSRITSETKRKMWETVERSFNVQSTGIHRTVDLLTKKWDNLTQVHRPKFMDYKRQLHLTGNGQNTASLSDLTNAVIDVIGRDGCAMDGIGGSEEFDSTCIQESQSRSDVGLNSQPVYQFVNDYTTYQPVLEAEEVPAMFHLSRPEASTISKVFTTSTSCNRCCCQE; encoded by the exons ATGGCCGCGAATAACGAGAAAAAGAGAAATCCAAACTTTTCAAAAGAAGaatgtttgttaatttgcaAGCTGATGGGGGAGGAGAGTGGCCACGGCATGTCAAAACACGCCTTATATAAGAAAGGCTATACTTCAA GAATCACCTCAGAGACGAAAAGAAAAATGTGGGAGACTGTTGAGAGAAGCTTCAATGTCCAATCTACAGGAATACATAGAACTGTAGACCTTCTAACTAAGAAGTGGGACAACTTGACCCAAGTCCACCGCCCTAAGTTCATGGACTACAAAAGGCAGCTTCATCTGACAG GAAATGGCCAAAATACAGCCTCCTTGTCAGATTTGACAAATGCTGTCATTGATGTTATTGGCAGGGATGGCTGTGCCATGGATGGAATCGGTGGATCAGAAGAATTTGATTCAACATGTATACAGGAAAG CCAAAGCAGATCAGATGTTGGTCTCAATTCACAGCCTGTATATCAGTTTGTAAATGATTACAC GACATATCAGCCAGTGTTGGAGGCAGAGGAGGTTCCTGCCATGTTTCATCTTTCAAGACCTGAGGCTAGCACGATTTCCAAAGTGTTCACAACCTCTACATCATGCAATCGATGTTGCTGTCAGGAGTGA
- the LOC128222579 gene encoding uncharacterized protein LOC128222579: protein MDSDMNYDSPCTSCQENELNSEAVCYCEQCEKRFCAVCVKMHERILKEHSVLDKSLQYLWSKENDDGNDTNGFVQDNILDESQQKSSTQEKDSTYVNSASVRGNMLDESHHITEENDSTYVNSASVRGNMQYARQKSITVMEQRKWRYGFVGGPTTKSTRQEMDRDRPKLTPAKEILGKVLDSPLSKLCGIVGKTSLYFDDEGVRLLHTDRKTDVKIPLNMIRRYGIEGCIFYIEVGRRFDFGEGFINTKCSSRKDAKLANTYMVDAISKKMTVHKCV, encoded by the exons atggatAGTGATATGAATTATGATTCCCCGTGTACAAGTTGCCAGGAAAATGAATTGAACTCGGAAGCTGTGTGTTACTGCGAACAATGTGAAAAACGGTTTTGTGCTGTCTGTGTTAAAATGCATGAACGTATTCTTAAGGAGCACAGTGTCCTTGACAAAAGCCTCCAATATTTGTGGAGCAAAGAAAATGACGATGGTAACGACACCAACGGGTTTGTTCAAGACAATATTCTAGACGAAAGTCAACAGAAATCATCTACACAAGAGAAAGACAGTACTTATGTCAACAGCGCGTCCGTTCGAGGCAATATGCTTGACGAAAGCCATCATATAACAGAGGAGAATGACAGTACTTACGTCAACAGCGCGTCCGTCCGGGGCAATATGCAATATGCTAGACAGAAGTCAATAACTGTCATGGAACAAAGAAAGTGGCGGTACGGATTTGTTGGCGGTCCTACAACGAAGAGCACCAGGCAGGAAATGGACCGTGATCGTCCTAAACTTACTCCAG cGAAGGAAATTTTGGGGAAAGTCCTCGATAGCCCCTTGTCAAAATTATGCGGAATAGTGGGGAAAACTTCTTTGTACTTCGACGACGAAGGCGTCCGTTTACTTCATACAGACAGAAAAACAGATGTGAAAATTCCTTTAAATATGATAAGAAGATACGGTATAGAAGGATGTATATTCTATATTGAAGTTGGAAGGCGCTTCGACTTTGGAGAGGgatttataaatacaaagtGTTCTTCACGTAAAGATGCGAAATTGGCGAACACTTACATGGTTGATGCTATTAGCAAAAAAATGACTGTGCACAAATGTGTATAA